DNA sequence from the Oceanibaculum indicum P24 genome:
ACCCGCTTCTGGATTTCCTCGATGGTCACCCGGCGGTCATTGGCGCGCAGCAAATCATGCAGCAGCTCCTGCGCGCTTTCCAGCGAGATCGGCCGGCCGACCAGCGTGGCATGGGCCACGAGGCGGTTCAGCGCGCCTTCCAGCTCGCGGACGTTGGAGGTGATCTTGTGGGCGAGGAATTCCAGAACCTTGTAGGGGATCGGAATCTCGCACTTCTCGGCCTTGGCCTGCAGGATGCCCAGCCGCAGCTCATAGCTGGTCGGGTGGATGTCGGCGACCAGCCCCCAGCCGAGGCGGGAGCGTAACCGCTCCTCCATGCCTTCCAGGTCGTGCGGCGACTTGTCGGCGGAGATCACGATCTGCCGGTTGCGGTCCACCAGCGCGTTGAAGGTGTGGAAGAATTCCTCCTGCGTCGAATCCTTGCCGCTGATGAACTGGACATCGTCGATCATCAGCACATCGACCGAGCGGAACTGCTCCTTGAACGCCACCGTGTCCTTGAAGCGCAGCGCGCGGATGAACTGGTACATGAACTTTTCCGCCGACAGGTAGATGACGCGGCGGTTGGGGTCGCGCTTGCGGATGTGCCAGGCGATCGCATGCATCAGATGCGTCTTGCCGAGGCCCACCCCGCCATAGAGAAACAGCGGGTTGAAGGGCACGGTCGAGGATTCGGCGGCACGGCGCGCGGCGGCGAAGGCCAGTTCGTTGGGCTTGCCGACGACGAAATTCTCGAAGGTGAAGCGCGGATCGAGTCCGGCTTCCATCTCCAGCGGCTCCAGGCCGCCACCGTGCAGGGCGGGTGCGGCGAGATGGGCAAGAACAGGCCCCGGGACAGGGCTGGACCCCGCTTCCGACTGCGCGCTGCCATTTCCCGCTTCGGGTCTCGCTTCGGGGGTGATTTCCGGAACTGTGTCCGCCGCCTCGCTCCGGGCGCCATTTGCGGTTGCCTTGCCTGGGGCCGCCTTGCTCGGGGCTGCCACGCCGGTGACGATCTCGACATTGCGCAGCGCCGGGTCTTCGCTGGCCCACAGGGCGCGCAGACGGTCGGCGTAATGGGTGTTCACCCAGTCGCGCATGAAACGGGTCGGTACCGACAGGGTCACGCTCTGGCCATTGATGGCGATCAGCGTCAGCGGCTTCAGCCAGCTGCGGAAGGCAGAGTCGCCGACCTCGCTGCGCAAGCGTGCGCGAATCCGGGTCCATTGGGCGTCATGGGCGAACGTGCCGGTCTGGGATCCGGTGGACGTGCTATCAAGGTGAACCATTTCCGGCGCCTTTCCTTATTACTTATTGTTGCTGCGCGCGGGTGGCGTTCGGCAAGTCGGCGGCCATCACGGCAAAGCGCGGCGCATACAGGCGAGCGGGCACGGAAACGGTTCGCCGGAAGTCTGTTTTGGAATGCCGAGGCTGAGGGTTTGTCGCCGAATCACTTGCGGCGATGCCTGTATAAATCCCGTTTCTGTCAGGACGTGTTATGTAAAAGCGAAACACCGAAGCCCTCATTTTAAATAAAACTCTCTATCCCGATTGTCCTACCGGGTTTCAATTTTTAATCTAATACTCTGGACATTCAGATCGGTTTCAATTTTTAAGGCGCCGGCGTGAAATTTTGTTTCCTATTGCTTCCCGCCAA
Encoded proteins:
- the dnaA gene encoding chromosomal replication initiator protein DnaA yields the protein MRSEVGDSAFRSWLKPLTLIAINGQSVTLSVPTRFMRDWVNTHYADRLRALWASEDPALRNVEIVTGVAAPSKAAPGKATANGARSEAADTVPEITPEARPEAGNGSAQSEAGSSPVPGPVLAHLAAPALHGGGLEPLEMEAGLDPRFTFENFVVGKPNELAFAAARRAAESSTVPFNPLFLYGGVGLGKTHLMHAIAWHIRKRDPNRRVIYLSAEKFMYQFIRALRFKDTVAFKEQFRSVDVLMIDDVQFISGKDSTQEEFFHTFNALVDRNRQIVISADKSPHDLEGMEERLRSRLGWGLVADIHPTSYELRLGILQAKAEKCEIPIPYKVLEFLAHKITSNVRELEGALNRLVAHATLVGRPISLESAQELLHDLLRANDRRVTIEEIQKRVAEHFNIRIADMHSARRSRAVARPRQVAMYLAKQLTARSLPEIGRKFGGRDHTTVMHAVKKIEELRGNDQSFAEDVELLRRMLES